The Desulfobacteraceae bacterium genome has a window encoding:
- the amrS gene encoding AmmeMemoRadiSam system radical SAM enzyme, translating to MHEALFYQAADENQAHCNLCHHRCRIAEGKRGLCGVRQNQGGKLYSLVYGKIIAERVDPIEKKPLYHFLPGSQAYSIGSVGCNFHCRHCQNFEISQIPRLGSGRIGGKDRTPAEIVAAARAAGCSSIAYTYTEPTIFFEFAYDTATLAHQAGIKNVFVSNGYMSAEAAHRIAPLLDAVNIDLKAFTEKFYHEICGARLKPVLETIALMNLLGVWLEVTTLVIPGLNDSKQELAEIAAFVKGVGEEVPWHVSAFYPTYKLTDVPPTPVATLRRAREIGLQAGLRHVYEGNVPGEAGAHTTCPGCGAVVIARSGRGSVRNRLQQGRCPECGQRIEGVGL from the coding sequence ATGCACGAGGCCCTTTTCTATCAAGCCGCGGACGAAAACCAGGCCCACTGCAATCTATGCCACCACCGCTGCCGGATCGCCGAGGGCAAACGGGGACTTTGCGGGGTGCGGCAAAACCAGGGGGGAAAGCTCTACAGCCTCGTTTACGGGAAGATCATCGCCGAGCGGGTCGACCCCATCGAGAAAAAACCGCTCTACCACTTCCTGCCGGGCTCCCAGGCCTATTCGATCGGCTCGGTGGGGTGCAATTTCCACTGCCGGCATTGCCAGAATTTTGAAATCTCCCAGATTCCCCGCCTGGGGTCGGGCCGGATCGGCGGCAAGGACCGCACGCCCGCAGAGATCGTCGCCGCGGCGCGGGCGGCCGGCTGCAGCTCGATCGCCTACACCTATACCGAACCCACCATATTTTTCGAATTTGCCTACGACACGGCCACTTTGGCCCATCAGGCCGGCATCAAAAACGTCTTTGTCAGCAATGGCTATATGAGCGCGGAGGCGGCGCACCGGATCGCCCCTCTGCTGGATGCCGTCAACATCGACCTGAAGGCGTTTACGGAAAAATTTTACCATGAAATCTGCGGCGCCCGACTGAAACCGGTTCTGGAAACCATCGCTCTGATGAACTTGCTAGGCGTCTGGCTGGAGGTCACCACCCTGGTGATCCCCGGGTTAAACGACAGTAAGCAGGAGCTGGCGGAGATCGCGGCCTTTGTAAAAGGGGTCGGCGAGGAGGTGCCCTGGCACGTTTCGGCCTTTTACCCGACCTATAAGTTGACGGACGTGCCCCCTACCCCGGTGGCCACCTTGCGGCGCGCGCGCGAAATCGGCCTGCAGGCGGGGCTGCGCCATGTCTACGAAGGCAACGTCCCGGGCGAAGCGGGTGCCCACACCACCTGCCCGGGGTGCGGAGCGGTGGTCATCGCGCGATCCGGAAGGGGTTCTGTCCGCAACCGGCTGCAGCAAGGCCGCTGCCCCGAGTGCGGCCAGAGAATTGAGGGTGTGGGGCTGTAG
- a CDS encoding NifB/NifX family molybdenum-iron cluster-binding protein — MKIAISSTGRDLDAQVDTRFGRCLCFIVVDPATEGFEVLENTAAGNTGGAGVQAAQIVANAGVKVVLTGNLGPNAAQVLEAAGVQVHTGASGTVREVLQQHQGGGLQAAAGPTAAAPGGGRPAAMAAGRGGGMGRGGGRGMGRGGGRRGGGGFGAGPGGDCVCPACGERTPHRPGMPCFEARCPKCGAAMIRP; from the coding sequence ATGAAAATAGCGATCTCATCGACGGGACGCGATCTGGATGCGCAGGTTGACACGCGCTTCGGGCGCTGCCTGTGCTTTATCGTTGTCGATCCAGCCACCGAAGGCTTTGAGGTGCTTGAAAACACGGCCGCCGGAAATACGGGCGGGGCAGGCGTACAGGCCGCCCAGATCGTCGCCAATGCCGGTGTAAAGGTGGTCCTGACCGGCAATCTGGGGCCCAATGCGGCCCAGGTGCTGGAGGCGGCCGGGGTGCAGGTGCACACCGGAGCCTCCGGCACCGTGCGCGAGGTCCTTCAGCAGCATCAAGGCGGCGGGCTGCAGGCGGCTGCGGGGCCGACGGCAGCCGCCCCCGGCGGCGGACGCCCGGCCGCCATGGCTGCGGGCCGCGGCGGCGGCATGGGACGTGGCGGCGGTCGCGGTATGGGGCGCGGCGGGGGCCGGCGGGGCGGCGGTGGTTTCGGCGCCGGGCCCGGGGGCGATTGCGTCTGCCCGGCCTGCGGCGAACGGACGCCCCACCGCCCGGGCATGCCCTGTTTCGAGGCGCGCTGCCCCAAATGCGGCGCCGCCATGATACGGCCCTGA
- the lhgO gene encoding L-2-hydroxyglutarate oxidase translates to MKTYDFVLIGGGIVGVSTAWQLQQRFPDAAILLVEKESGLACHQTGHNSGVIHAGVYYQPGSLKADFCRRGAAQTFAFCREHRLPVERCGKLLVATDPREVARMDALEVRCRQNRIVTRRLSQAELKRREPHITGLAALFVPATGITDYRKITAKMAALFTALGGEIKAGRPARALREKADGVALRVGDEPVGTRYLVACGGLMADRLALQMGIEIDFRIVPFRGEYFQLASRHNRIVRHLIYPIPDPDLPFLGVHLTRMIDGAVTVGPNAVLGWKREGYDRFNLDLGESLAMFGFPGFWRVIGANLASGAGEFRDSLYKPGYLKRVQKYCPELTLADLRPYPAGIRAQAVKRDGSLVHDFLFAESTRSLHVCNAPSPAATSAMPIGAYLCDKVAAKFKL, encoded by the coding sequence TTGAAAACCTATGATTTTGTTCTGATCGGTGGCGGGATTGTCGGGGTTTCGACCGCCTGGCAGCTGCAGCAGCGCTTCCCGGATGCGGCGATTCTGCTGGTGGAAAAAGAGTCTGGTCTGGCCTGTCACCAGACCGGGCACAACTCCGGCGTCATCCATGCGGGCGTCTACTACCAGCCGGGCAGTCTGAAGGCCGATTTCTGCCGGCGGGGCGCGGCCCAGACCTTCGCCTTCTGCCGCGAGCATCGCCTGCCGGTGGAACGCTGCGGCAAACTGCTGGTGGCCACCGACCCCCGCGAGGTCGCCCGCATGGACGCGCTGGAGGTGCGTTGCCGGCAAAACCGGATCGTAACCCGACGGCTGTCCCAGGCGGAACTGAAGCGCCGGGAGCCGCATATCACCGGCCTGGCCGCCCTGTTCGTGCCGGCCACCGGGATAACCGACTACCGTAAGATCACCGCCAAGATGGCCGCGCTGTTCACCGCCCTGGGGGGCGAAATCAAAGCCGGCCGCCCGGCCCGGGCGCTTCGCGAAAAAGCGGACGGCGTGGCGTTGCGGGTGGGCGATGAGCCCGTTGGCACCCGCTACCTGGTGGCCTGCGGCGGCCTGATGGCGGACCGCCTGGCGCTCCAGATGGGCATCGAGATCGACTTTCGGATCGTGCCCTTCCGCGGGGAGTATTTCCAACTGGCCTCCCGGCACAACCGGATCGTCCGCCACCTGATCTACCCCATTCCCGACCCCGACCTGCCCTTTCTGGGGGTGCACCTGACCCGCATGATCGACGGCGCCGTGACCGTCGGCCCCAACGCCGTTTTGGGCTGGAAGCGCGAAGGCTACGACCGCTTCAACCTGGACCTGGGCGAGAGCCTGGCGATGTTCGGCTTTCCCGGCTTCTGGCGGGTGATCGGGGCCAACCTGGCCTCCGGGGCAGGTGAATTCCGGGATTCCCTCTACAAGCCCGGCTACCTCAAACGGGTGCAAAAATACTGCCCCGAGCTGACCTTGGCCGACCTTCGTCCCTACCCGGCGGGCATCCGGGCCCAGGCGGTGAAACGCGACGGCAGCCTCGTGCACGATTTTCTTTTCGCCGAAAGCACCCGTTCGCTGCACGTCTGCAACGCCCCCTCGCCGGCCGCGACATCGGCCATGCCCATCGGCGCATATCTTTGCGACAAGGTGGCCGCCAAGTTCAAACTGTGA
- a CDS encoding UvrD-helicase domain-containing protein yields MKLTPEQEAVVARDLTPGEVLKVIAFAGTGKTTTLVRYAAARPRMRFLYVAFNKSVQLEAAARFPANVVCKTSHALAFARFGVKHRQRLVPGFKANTVMQALGLDGYEAAKFTIDTLMNYLLSADARVGKRHIPFVCRQYFEALKRPLPDVVALANRLGRLMCTAENPEIGMLHDGYLKLFQLSRPRLGYDCILLDEAQDINPVTAEVILSQPETPKILVGDPNQQIYSFRGAQNSLARVKSSETLYLTGSFRFHAKIAAVANLVLRQFKGEQKKLRGLRKKRAVGNGGPRTVVARTNAKVFEEAAAQTRRGKRVGFVGGIGGYRFNRLLDVYRLFQGAPHRIRDPYIRSFPSFGELEAYARAVEDLEAMSLCKVVQNHRHQIPLRVRAITERAVDEKQAEVVLTTAHKAKGLEWPDVTLADDFPDLVVGGEPISKDDLEADEFNLIYVSLTRAMDHLRLAPGCSLQALLAYVRQQEASEPPPPEG; encoded by the coding sequence ATGAAACTGACGCCTGAGCAGGAGGCAGTCGTCGCGCGGGACCTGACCCCGGGCGAGGTGCTCAAGGTCATCGCCTTTGCCGGCACCGGCAAAACGACCACTCTGGTCCGCTATGCCGCGGCAAGACCGCGCATGCGCTTTCTTTACGTGGCTTTCAACAAGAGCGTGCAGCTGGAAGCCGCCGCCCGATTCCCCGCCAACGTCGTCTGCAAAACATCCCACGCTCTCGCCTTCGCGCGCTTCGGCGTCAAACACCGGCAACGCCTGGTCCCCGGTTTCAAGGCCAATACGGTCATGCAGGCCCTGGGGCTGGACGGTTACGAGGCGGCCAAGTTCACCATCGATACCCTGATGAACTACCTGCTATCGGCCGATGCCAGGGTCGGCAAGCGCCACATCCCCTTTGTCTGCCGGCAGTACTTCGAGGCCTTGAAGCGCCCCCTGCCGGATGTCGTCGCCCTCGCCAACCGCCTGGGGCGGTTGATGTGCACCGCTGAAAACCCCGAAATCGGGATGCTCCATGACGGCTATCTCAAACTCTTCCAGCTCTCCCGCCCACGCCTGGGCTACGACTGCATCCTCTTGGACGAGGCCCAGGACATCAACCCCGTGACGGCCGAGGTGATCCTCTCCCAGCCGGAGACGCCCAAGATCCTGGTGGGCGACCCGAATCAGCAGATCTATAGTTTCCGCGGGGCGCAAAACAGCCTGGCACGGGTGAAATCCAGCGAAACCCTCTATCTGACCGGCAGTTTCCGGTTTCACGCCAAGATCGCTGCCGTGGCCAACCTGGTGCTGAGGCAGTTCAAGGGGGAGCAAAAGAAGCTAAGGGGACTGCGAAAAAAGCGGGCAGTCGGAAACGGCGGCCCCAGAACCGTGGTTGCGCGCACCAACGCCAAGGTCTTCGAAGAGGCCGCGGCGCAGACCCGCAGGGGCAAAAGAGTCGGGTTCGTGGGAGGGATCGGCGGGTACCGCTTCAACCGCCTGCTGGACGTCTATCGTCTCTTCCAGGGGGCACCGCACCGGATTCGCGACCCCTATATCCGCAGCTTTCCGTCCTTCGGGGAGTTGGAGGCCTACGCCCGGGCGGTGGAGGACCTTGAAGCCATGAGCCTCTGCAAGGTGGTCCAGAACCACCGCCATCAGATCCCGCTGCGGGTCCGGGCGATCACCGAGAGGGCCGTCGATGAAAAACAGGCCGAAGTCGTCCTGACCACCGCCCACAAGGCCAAGGGGCTGGAATGGCCGGATGTCACCCTCGCCGACGATTTTCCGGATCTCGTGGTGGGCGGGGAGCCGATTTCAAAGGATGATTTGGAGGCCGACGAGTTCAACCTGATCTACGTCAGCCTGACCCGGGCCATGGACCATCTGCGCCTGGCGCCGGGCTGCAGCTTGCAGGCGCTGCTGGCCTATGTCCGGCAGCAGGAGGCGTCCGAGCCTCCCCCGCCTGAGGGCTAA
- a CDS encoding amino acid permease, producing MESAPNTGDLRRELGLFSATILVIANMVGTGIFTTSGFILEELGSPRALLLCWLFGGLFALCGALCYGELGARFPRAGGEYVFLRESFGRPLAFLSGWISLIVGFSAPIAAAAIALATYLFQAFAIAAGEPLILSLWGVKLATLSPLTLTAVAAIVVFSLIHMHSLQMGSHIQNGLTVFKIALIVLFVLAAWLWGKGDAAHFSAPAAGPLSAEKFAVSLTFVSFAYSGWNAAAYLGAEITAPQRTIPLALVLGTAVVVCFYLLLNAVYIQALPMDRMAGVLEVGAVSATALFGAGVSRFFSAAVALGLFSLLSAMILTGPRIYYAMSRDGLFFSLFGRLNPARRTPAASIGLQAGLAIVMVLSASFDTLLIYIGFTLSLCAMLTVIGLMRVRRRTGIDGPAYRTPGYPVTPMLFILGNTWIIIFSIRGRPVAALFGLATIAAGLAVFYLFARRRDQSPEYGDQPSASGLRQ from the coding sequence ATGGAAAGCGCCCCCAACACCGGCGACCTGCGCCGGGAGCTGGGCCTCTTTTCCGCCACCATCCTGGTGATCGCCAACATGGTCGGAACCGGCATCTTCACCACCTCGGGTTTCATCCTGGAGGAGTTGGGCTCCCCCCGGGCCCTGCTGCTCTGCTGGCTCTTTGGCGGCCTCTTCGCCCTCTGCGGGGCTTTGTGCTACGGCGAACTGGGGGCGCGCTTTCCCCGGGCCGGCGGCGAATATGTGTTTCTCAGGGAGAGTTTCGGCCGGCCCCTGGCCTTCCTGTCCGGCTGGATCTCCCTGATCGTCGGCTTTTCGGCGCCTATCGCCGCGGCGGCCATCGCCCTGGCCACCTACCTTTTCCAGGCCTTTGCCATCGCCGCGGGCGAGCCGCTGATCCTCTCCCTTTGGGGTGTGAAGCTGGCCACCCTCTCACCGCTGACCCTGACGGCCGTCGCGGCCATCGTGGTTTTCTCCCTGATCCACATGCACAGCCTGCAGATGGGCAGCCATATCCAGAACGGCCTGACGGTGTTCAAGATCGCCCTGATCGTCCTCTTCGTTCTGGCCGCGTGGCTGTGGGGCAAGGGGGATGCGGCCCACTTCAGCGCACCCGCCGCCGGGCCGTTGAGCGCCGAAAAGTTCGCCGTCTCCCTGACCTTCGTCTCGTTCGCTTACAGCGGCTGGAACGCAGCGGCCTACCTGGGCGCCGAGATCACCGCGCCCCAACGCACCATACCCCTGGCCCTGGTCCTGGGCACGGCCGTGGTGGTCTGCTTTTACCTGCTGCTCAATGCCGTCTACATCCAGGCCCTGCCCATGGACCGGATGGCCGGGGTGCTGGAGGTCGGGGCGGTGTCGGCCACTGCCCTCTTTGGTGCCGGCGTCAGCCGCTTTTTCAGCGCAGCCGTGGCCCTGGGTCTGTTCTCGCTTCTCAGCGCCATGATCCTGACCGGTCCGCGGATCTACTACGCCATGTCCCGGGACGGCCTTTTCTTCAGCCTCTTCGGCCGCTTGAACCCGGCGCGTCGCACGCCGGCCGCTTCCATCGGCCTGCAAGCGGGACTGGCCATCGTCATGGTGCTGTCGGCCTCTTTCGACACCTTGCTGATCTACATCGGCTTCACCCTCTCGCTGTGCGCCATGCTCACGGTGATCGGCCTCATGCGCGTGCGCCGCCGGACGGGCATCGACGGGCCCGCCTACCGTACGCCGGGCTATCCCGTCACACCGATGCTGTTCATCCTGGGCAACACCTGGATTATCATCTTCTCCATCCGCGGGCGGCCCGTGGCCGCGCTCTTCGGCCTGGCCACCATCGCCGCGGGTCTGGCGGTTTTCTACCTCTTTGCCCGGCGGCGCGATCAGTCACCTGAATACGGAGATCAACCGTCCGCATCAGGGTTGCGGCAATAA
- a CDS encoding DUF4198 domain-containing protein — protein MKKHIVCVALILFLALAAAPAGAHMLWLNPMDTHPAVGDTVEIGIGWGHEFPASRTHEEVKPDRVEAIQALDPDGAGVQLEKAAVDRYRLKIEKAGAYIVTARIKPGFFSMTPEGRKWGHKQEVENAVKCTSFQIEAKTVLLAGDLADGFDAAAGQALELIPAADPRELKAGETFAAQVRYQGNPLADAKVKAVYAGYQEPKSEDPASAEKQHGIKRYPVETRTDAQGRVEFEPDRPGHWLVILSHRPAYPDPETCDEAMYTVTYAMEVR, from the coding sequence ATGAAAAAGCATATCGTCTGTGTAGCGCTGATCCTGTTTCTGGCCCTGGCCGCCGCTCCCGCCGGGGCCCACATGCTCTGGCTCAACCCCATGGACACCCACCCGGCCGTGGGCGACACCGTGGAGATCGGCATCGGCTGGGGGCATGAATTTCCGGCCAGCCGCACCCACGAGGAGGTCAAACCGGACCGGGTGGAAGCGATTCAGGCCCTGGACCCCGACGGCGCCGGGGTTCAACTGGAAAAAGCGGCCGTGGACCGCTATCGCCTGAAAATCGAAAAGGCGGGGGCCTACATCGTCACGGCCCGCATCAAACCGGGCTTTTTCAGCATGACCCCCGAGGGTCGCAAATGGGGCCACAAGCAAGAGGTTGAAAACGCCGTCAAATGCACCAGCTTTCAAATCGAGGCCAAGACCGTGCTGCTCGCCGGCGACCTGGCCGATGGTTTCGATGCCGCCGCGGGTCAAGCCTTGGAGCTGATTCCGGCCGCAGATCCCCGGGAACTCAAGGCCGGCGAGACCTTCGCGGCCCAGGTGCGCTACCAGGGAAACCCACTGGCCGACGCCAAGGTGAAGGCGGTCTATGCCGGTTACCAGGAGCCCAAAAGCGAAGATCCGGCCAGCGCCGAGAAGCAGCACGGCATCAAGCGCTACCCCGTGGAAACCCGGACCGACGCCCAGGGACGGGTGGAATTCGAGCCGGACCGCCCCGGCCACTGGCTGGTCATCCTCTCCCACAGACCGGCCTATCCCGATCCGGAAACCTGTGACGAGGCCATGTACACCGTGACCTATGCCATGGAAGTAAGGTGA